The Engystomops pustulosus chromosome 1, aEngPut4.maternal, whole genome shotgun sequence genome has a window encoding:
- the ATP5F1D gene encoding ATP synthase subunit delta, mitochondrial, producing the protein MLSARGLLGLRRVVLGHVRCYAEAAPAGSPAMSFTFASPSQVFYNGANVKQVDVPTTTGMFGILANHVPTLQVLRPGLVTVYSEDGTTTKYFVSSGSVTVNGDSSVQLLAEEAVTLDMLDPNTAKSNLENALAELQSAGDEVSKAEAQVNLEACEAIVKALE; encoded by the exons ATGCTGTCTGCCCGTGGTCTTTTGGGTCTTCGCCGGGTAGTACTGGGACACGTGAGATGTTATGCCGAGGCTGCACCGGCTGGCTCACCTGCAATGAGCTTCACGTTCGCCTCCCCTAGCCAG GTGTTTTACAATGGGGCTAATGTGAAGCAAGTGGACGTTCCCACAACAACAGGAATGTTTGGAATCCTGGCAAATCATGTCCCTACGCTACAAGTTCTTAGGCCTGGCCTTGTCACAGTGTATAGTGAAGATGGGACCACAACCAAATACTTTG TGAGCAGCGGTTCAGTGACTGTGAATGGAGATTCCTCGGTACAACTGTTGGCAGAGGAAGCGGTAACTCTGGACATGCTGGATCCAAAT ACTGCGAAATCTAACCTTGAAAATGCGCTGGCAGAGTTGCAGAGTGCCGGAGATGAAGTTTCCAAGGCAGAGGCACAGGTTAACCTAGAGGCTTGTGAGGCCATTGTTAAAGCCCTTGAATAA